One genomic window of Hippocampus zosterae strain Florida chromosome 12, ASM2543408v3, whole genome shotgun sequence includes the following:
- the tex30 gene encoding testis-expressed protein 30 isoform X2, protein MDTFCEEHVQVLFGAKCLEATLCFPTSSEHKVKTAVILTHGAGGDMNFSHLVSLAHSLASKGFLCLRFTCKGLNLVYRVKAYRAVWRYLKSLPNWTVKNMFFGGRSMGCRAAAALAKQLSDESEGAVQGVVCLSFPLHPPGQTHAHQQRSEDLRRLPENMAVLFVSGTEDNMCDRVLFEGTLKKMSAQVDVFWLSGGSHGLKVVGRSEESVLEEQSEMTSSGLASLTNQSAITDPAEFVLKTGALILTHILSLQSSRRTPPPFPPPNIQDRWVCFCQSPAQRTSVRNGFRGPSGFDLHSSVVSKTSTYQ, encoded by the exons ATGGATACGTTTTGCgag GAACATGTGCAGGTACTATTTGGGGCCAAATGTTTGGAGGCTACATTGTGTTTTCCTACGTCCTCAGAGCACAAAGTTAAAACAGCTGTCATACTGACCCATGGAGCTGGTGGAGACATGAACTTTAGTCATCTTGTTTCTCTGGCACACTCTTTGGCCTCAAAGGGCTTCCTGTGTCTCCGATTCACATGCAAAGGTCTCAACTTGGTGTATAGAGTGAAGGCTTATCGTGCGGTGTGG CGCTACTTGAAATCATTGCCGAACTGGACCGTAAAGAACATGTTCTTTGGAG GCAGGTCAATGGGTTGCCGTGCTGCCGCCGCCTTGGCGAAGCAACTAAGTGATGAATCGGAAGGTGCCGTGCAGGGTGTCGTCTGTTTGTCCTTTCCGCTACACCCCCCAGGACAGACTCATGCCCATCAACAGCGCAGTGAAGATCTCCGGAGGCTACCTGAAAACATGGCTGTCCTCTTTGTTTCAGGCACAGAGGACAACATGTGTGATAGG gTCCTTTTTGAGGGAACATTAAAGAAGATGAGCGCTCAAGTGGATGTTTTCTGGCTGAGTGGAGGAAGTCATGGCCTGAAAGTGGTGGGAAGGTCAGAGGAGTCTGTATTAgaggag CAAAGTGAAATGACGTCATCTGGTTTGGCCTCCTTAACCAATCAGTCGGCCATCACAGACCCTGCAGAGTTTGTCTTGAAAACGGGAGCACTCATTCTCACGCATATATTGTCATTGCAGTCCTCTCGAAgaaccccaccccccttccctccTCCCAACATACAAGACAggtgggtgtgtttctgtcaatCACCTGCACAAAGGACATCTGTCAGAAACGGATTCCGAGGTCCGTCGGGATTTGACCTG CATTCTTCAGTCGTCAGCAAAACAAGCACCtatcagtga
- the tex30 gene encoding testis-expressed protein 30 isoform X1: protein MDTFCEEHVQVLFGAKCLEATLCFPTSSEHKVKTAVILTHGAGGDMNFSHLVSLAHSLASKGFLCLRFTCKGLNLVYRVKAYRAVWRYLKSLPNWTVKNMFFGGRSMGCRAAAALAKQLSDESEGAVQGVVCLSFPLHPPGQTHAHQQRSEDLRRLPENMAVLFVSGTEDNMCDRVLFEGTLKKMSAQVDVFWLSGGSHGLKVVGRSEESVLEEQSEMTSSGLASLTNQSAITDPAEFVLKTGALILTHILSLQSSRRTPPPFPPPNIQDRWVCFCQSPAQRTSVRNGFRGPSGFDLVRNNYTETKTHFYQCLVRHLFCFPQHSSVVSKTSTYQ, encoded by the exons ATGGATACGTTTTGCgag GAACATGTGCAGGTACTATTTGGGGCCAAATGTTTGGAGGCTACATTGTGTTTTCCTACGTCCTCAGAGCACAAAGTTAAAACAGCTGTCATACTGACCCATGGAGCTGGTGGAGACATGAACTTTAGTCATCTTGTTTCTCTGGCACACTCTTTGGCCTCAAAGGGCTTCCTGTGTCTCCGATTCACATGCAAAGGTCTCAACTTGGTGTATAGAGTGAAGGCTTATCGTGCGGTGTGG CGCTACTTGAAATCATTGCCGAACTGGACCGTAAAGAACATGTTCTTTGGAG GCAGGTCAATGGGTTGCCGTGCTGCCGCCGCCTTGGCGAAGCAACTAAGTGATGAATCGGAAGGTGCCGTGCAGGGTGTCGTCTGTTTGTCCTTTCCGCTACACCCCCCAGGACAGACTCATGCCCATCAACAGCGCAGTGAAGATCTCCGGAGGCTACCTGAAAACATGGCTGTCCTCTTTGTTTCAGGCACAGAGGACAACATGTGTGATAGG gTCCTTTTTGAGGGAACATTAAAGAAGATGAGCGCTCAAGTGGATGTTTTCTGGCTGAGTGGAGGAAGTCATGGCCTGAAAGTGGTGGGAAGGTCAGAGGAGTCTGTATTAgaggag CAAAGTGAAATGACGTCATCTGGTTTGGCCTCCTTAACCAATCAGTCGGCCATCACAGACCCTGCAGAGTTTGTCTTGAAAACGGGAGCACTCATTCTCACGCATATATTGTCATTGCAGTCCTCTCGAAgaaccccaccccccttccctccTCCCAACATACAAGACAggtgggtgtgtttctgtcaatCACCTGCACAAAGGACATCTGTCAGAAACGGATTCCGAGGTCCGTCGGGATTTGACCTGGTTCGTAACAATTACACTGAGACGAAAACCCACTTCTATCAGTGCTTAGTccgtcatttgttttgttttccccagCATTCTTCAGTCGTCAGCAAAACAAGCACCtatcagtga
- the tex30 gene encoding testis-expressed protein 30 isoform X3 — protein MNFSHLVSLAHSLASKGFLCLRFTCKGLNLVYRVKAYRAVWRYLKSLPNWTVKNMFFGGRSMGCRAAAALAKQLSDESEGAVQGVVCLSFPLHPPGQTHAHQQRSEDLRRLPENMAVLFVSGTEDNMCDRVLFEGTLKKMSAQVDVFWLSGGSHGLKVVGRSEESVLEEQSEMTSSGLASLTNQSAITDPAEFVLKTGALILTHILSLQSSRRTPPPFPPPNIQDRWVCFCQSPAQRTSVRNGFRGPSGFDLVRNNYTETKTHFYQCLVRHLFCFPQHSSVVSKTSTYQ, from the exons ATGAACTTTAGTCATCTTGTTTCTCTGGCACACTCTTTGGCCTCAAAGGGCTTCCTGTGTCTCCGATTCACATGCAAAGGTCTCAACTTGGTGTATAGAGTGAAGGCTTATCGTGCGGTGTGG CGCTACTTGAAATCATTGCCGAACTGGACCGTAAAGAACATGTTCTTTGGAG GCAGGTCAATGGGTTGCCGTGCTGCCGCCGCCTTGGCGAAGCAACTAAGTGATGAATCGGAAGGTGCCGTGCAGGGTGTCGTCTGTTTGTCCTTTCCGCTACACCCCCCAGGACAGACTCATGCCCATCAACAGCGCAGTGAAGATCTCCGGAGGCTACCTGAAAACATGGCTGTCCTCTTTGTTTCAGGCACAGAGGACAACATGTGTGATAGG gTCCTTTTTGAGGGAACATTAAAGAAGATGAGCGCTCAAGTGGATGTTTTCTGGCTGAGTGGAGGAAGTCATGGCCTGAAAGTGGTGGGAAGGTCAGAGGAGTCTGTATTAgaggag CAAAGTGAAATGACGTCATCTGGTTTGGCCTCCTTAACCAATCAGTCGGCCATCACAGACCCTGCAGAGTTTGTCTTGAAAACGGGAGCACTCATTCTCACGCATATATTGTCATTGCAGTCCTCTCGAAgaaccccaccccccttccctccTCCCAACATACAAGACAggtgggtgtgtttctgtcaatCACCTGCACAAAGGACATCTGTCAGAAACGGATTCCGAGGTCCGTCGGGATTTGACCTGGTTCGTAACAATTACACTGAGACGAAAACCCACTTCTATCAGTGCTTAGTccgtcatttgttttgttttccccagCATTCTTCAGTCGTCAGCAAAACAAGCACCtatcagtga
- the tex30 gene encoding testis-expressed protein 30 isoform X5, whose product MDTFCEEHVQVLFGAKCLEATLCFPTSSEHKVKTAVILTHGAGGDMNFSHLVSLAHSLASKGFLCLRFTCKGLNLVYRVKAYRAVWRYLKSLPNWTVKNMFFGGRSMGCRAAAALAKQLSDESEGAVQGVVCLSFPLHPPGQTHAHQQRSEDLRRLPENMAVLFVSGTEDNMCDRVLFEGTLKKMSAQVDVFWLSGGSHGLKVVGSKVK is encoded by the exons ATGGATACGTTTTGCgag GAACATGTGCAGGTACTATTTGGGGCCAAATGTTTGGAGGCTACATTGTGTTTTCCTACGTCCTCAGAGCACAAAGTTAAAACAGCTGTCATACTGACCCATGGAGCTGGTGGAGACATGAACTTTAGTCATCTTGTTTCTCTGGCACACTCTTTGGCCTCAAAGGGCTTCCTGTGTCTCCGATTCACATGCAAAGGTCTCAACTTGGTGTATAGAGTGAAGGCTTATCGTGCGGTGTGG CGCTACTTGAAATCATTGCCGAACTGGACCGTAAAGAACATGTTCTTTGGAG GCAGGTCAATGGGTTGCCGTGCTGCCGCCGCCTTGGCGAAGCAACTAAGTGATGAATCGGAAGGTGCCGTGCAGGGTGTCGTCTGTTTGTCCTTTCCGCTACACCCCCCAGGACAGACTCATGCCCATCAACAGCGCAGTGAAGATCTCCGGAGGCTACCTGAAAACATGGCTGTCCTCTTTGTTTCAGGCACAGAGGACAACATGTGTGATAGG gTCCTTTTTGAGGGAACATTAAAGAAGATGAGCGCTCAAGTGGATGTTTTCTGGCTGAGTGGAGGAAGTCATGGCCTGAAAGTGGTGGGAAG CAAAGTGAAATGA
- the tex30 gene encoding testis-expressed protein 30 isoform X4 — protein MDTFCEEHVQVLFGAKCLEATLCFPTSSEHKVKTAVILTHGAGGDMNFSHLVSLAHSLASKGFLCLRFTCKGLNLVYRVKAYRAVWRYLKSLPNWTVKNMFFGGRSMGCRAAAALAKQLSDESEGAVQGVVCLSFPLHPPGQTHAHQQRSEDLRRLPENMAVLFVSGTEDNMCDRVLFEGTLKKMSAQVDVFWLSGGSHGLKVVGRSEESVLEEVNSHVITWLTKWGA, from the exons ATGGATACGTTTTGCgag GAACATGTGCAGGTACTATTTGGGGCCAAATGTTTGGAGGCTACATTGTGTTTTCCTACGTCCTCAGAGCACAAAGTTAAAACAGCTGTCATACTGACCCATGGAGCTGGTGGAGACATGAACTTTAGTCATCTTGTTTCTCTGGCACACTCTTTGGCCTCAAAGGGCTTCCTGTGTCTCCGATTCACATGCAAAGGTCTCAACTTGGTGTATAGAGTGAAGGCTTATCGTGCGGTGTGG CGCTACTTGAAATCATTGCCGAACTGGACCGTAAAGAACATGTTCTTTGGAG GCAGGTCAATGGGTTGCCGTGCTGCCGCCGCCTTGGCGAAGCAACTAAGTGATGAATCGGAAGGTGCCGTGCAGGGTGTCGTCTGTTTGTCCTTTCCGCTACACCCCCCAGGACAGACTCATGCCCATCAACAGCGCAGTGAAGATCTCCGGAGGCTACCTGAAAACATGGCTGTCCTCTTTGTTTCAGGCACAGAGGACAACATGTGTGATAGG gTCCTTTTTGAGGGAACATTAAAGAAGATGAGCGCTCAAGTGGATGTTTTCTGGCTGAGTGGAGGAAGTCATGGCCTGAAAGTGGTGGGAAGGTCAGAGGAGTCTGTATTAgaggaggtgaactcacatgTTATCACCTGGCTCACCAAATGGGGAGCATAG
- the poglut2 gene encoding protein O-glucosyltransferase 2 isoform X1, whose protein sequence is MADDGHCTIMLLRLFLWSLLCLAVFRPELSGVVADSVALGADSATPGAELAAPNAAKTLVWGPGLDPNIVLPARFFFIQAVDRSGRNLTTSPGEKTFEVKIVSPLEHFTRIWIQVLDRQDGSFLVRYRMYASYTDLHVHVLLMDQHVAESPYILRGPVYHEGCDCPQLDGSVWFSHMHCPHSFPQIEQDMSQFASVDPDRNAQEIPQRFGQRQSLCHYTIKDNKVYVQTLGEHVGFRIFMDSILLSLTRKVKLPDLEFFVNLGDWPLEKRKTPQNIHPIFSWCGSNNTRDIVMPTYDLTESVLETMGRVSLDIMSVQANTGPPWAKKNATAFWRGRDSRQERLELVKLSRAHPHMIDAAFTNFFFFKHDESLYGPLVKHVSFFDFFKYKYQINIDGTVAAYRLPYLLAGDSVVLKQDSGYYEHFYNELIPWEHYIPVRADLGDLMEKIQWAQDHDREAKKIALAGQQFVRNRLMGDKIFCYYYKLFTEYANRQVTEPKIREGMELVEHPGDELFPCSCHRTPVKDEL, encoded by the exons ATGGCGGATGATGGACATTGTACTATCATGTTGCTCCGACTATTTTTGTGGTCTCTTTTGTGTTTGGCTGTGTTCCGACCAGAACTCTCGGGGGTTGTGGCCGACTCGGTGGCTCTTGGGGCCGACTCGGCGACTCCTGGGGCCGAGTTGGCAGCTCCGAACGCCGCAAAGACTCTTGTCTGGGGACCCGGACTAGATCCAAACATTGTCCTTCCAGCTCGTTTTTTCTTCATCCAGGCAGTGGACCGCTCAGGAAGAAA TCTAACAACTTCGCCAGGGGAGAAAACCTTTGAGGTAAAGATCGTGTCTCCGTTGGAGCATTTCACCAGGATCTGGATTCAGGTTCTGGATCGTCAAGATGGGTCTTTCCTGGTTCGCTACAGAATGTACGCAAGCTACACAGACCTTCACGTCCATGTTCTGCTCATGGACCAACATGTGGCCGAGTCTCCGTACATTCTCAGAG GTCCAGTGTACCACGAGGGCTGTGACTGTCCGCAGCTCGATGGCTCTGTGTGGTTTTCCCATATGCACTGTCCTCACTCCTTTCCCCAGATAGAGCAGGACATGTCCCAATTCGCCAGTGTCGACCCAGATCGCAACGCTCAGGAGATTCCGCAACGCTTTGGGCAGCGACAAAGCCTCTGCCACTACACCATCAAAGATAACAAG GTCTATGTTCAAACACTTGGTGAGCATGTCGGTTTCCGAATCTTTATGGATTCCATCCTCCTGTCACTTACCAGAAAG GTAAAGTTACCTGACTTGGAGTTTTTTGTTAACCTGGGTGACTGGCCGCTCGAGAAAAGGAAAACCCCTCAGAACATTCATCCTATCTTCTCCTGGTGTGGCTCAAACAACACCAGAGATATTGTCATGCCTACATATGATCTCACTGAGTCTGTTCTTGAGACCATGGGGAG AGTGAGCCTGGACATAATGTCGGTGCAGGCAAATACAGGACCACCGTGGGCCAAGAAGAACGCCACAGCCTTCTGGAGAGGGCGGGATAGTCGTCAAGAGCGTCTGGAGCTAGTCAAGCTGTCCAGGGCCCACCCCCACATGATTGATGCTGCCTTCAcaaacttcttcttcttcaagcaCGATGAGAGCTTATACGGCCCTCTTGTCAAGCACGTCTCCTTTTTTGACTTCTTCAAG TACAAGTACCAAATAAACATTGATGGCACTGTGGCCGCATATCGATTGCCTTACCTTCTGGCCGGAGACAGCGTGGTGTTGAAGCAGGATTCCGGCTACTACGAGCATTTCTACAATGAGCTCATACCGTGGGAACACTACATCCCGGTCAGGGCGGACCTCGGAGATCTGATGGAAAAGATCCAGTGGGCTCAAGACCACGATAGAGAG GCCAAGAAAATTGCTCTGGCAGGTCAACAGTTTGTACGCAACCGACTTATGggagacaaaatattttgttattaCTACAAACTTTTCacg GAATATGCTAACCGCCAGGTTACTGAACCAAAGATACGTGAGGGCATGGAGCTGGTAGAACATCCCGGTGATGAACTCTTTCCATGTTCCTGCCACCGGACACCG gtgaaGGATGAACTTTGA
- the poglut2 gene encoding protein O-glucosyltransferase 2 isoform X2: protein MGLSWFATECPVYHEGCDCPQLDGSVWFSHMHCPHSFPQIEQDMSQFASVDPDRNAQEIPQRFGQRQSLCHYTIKDNKVYVQTLGEHVGFRIFMDSILLSLTRKVKLPDLEFFVNLGDWPLEKRKTPQNIHPIFSWCGSNNTRDIVMPTYDLTESVLETMGRVSLDIMSVQANTGPPWAKKNATAFWRGRDSRQERLELVKLSRAHPHMIDAAFTNFFFFKHDESLYGPLVKHVSFFDFFKYKYQINIDGTVAAYRLPYLLAGDSVVLKQDSGYYEHFYNELIPWEHYIPVRADLGDLMEKIQWAQDHDREAKKIALAGQQFVRNRLMGDKIFCYYYKLFTEYANRQVTEPKIREGMELVEHPGDELFPCSCHRTPVKDEL from the exons ATGGGTCTTTCCTGGTTCGCTACAGAAT GTCCAGTGTACCACGAGGGCTGTGACTGTCCGCAGCTCGATGGCTCTGTGTGGTTTTCCCATATGCACTGTCCTCACTCCTTTCCCCAGATAGAGCAGGACATGTCCCAATTCGCCAGTGTCGACCCAGATCGCAACGCTCAGGAGATTCCGCAACGCTTTGGGCAGCGACAAAGCCTCTGCCACTACACCATCAAAGATAACAAG GTCTATGTTCAAACACTTGGTGAGCATGTCGGTTTCCGAATCTTTATGGATTCCATCCTCCTGTCACTTACCAGAAAG GTAAAGTTACCTGACTTGGAGTTTTTTGTTAACCTGGGTGACTGGCCGCTCGAGAAAAGGAAAACCCCTCAGAACATTCATCCTATCTTCTCCTGGTGTGGCTCAAACAACACCAGAGATATTGTCATGCCTACATATGATCTCACTGAGTCTGTTCTTGAGACCATGGGGAG AGTGAGCCTGGACATAATGTCGGTGCAGGCAAATACAGGACCACCGTGGGCCAAGAAGAACGCCACAGCCTTCTGGAGAGGGCGGGATAGTCGTCAAGAGCGTCTGGAGCTAGTCAAGCTGTCCAGGGCCCACCCCCACATGATTGATGCTGCCTTCAcaaacttcttcttcttcaagcaCGATGAGAGCTTATACGGCCCTCTTGTCAAGCACGTCTCCTTTTTTGACTTCTTCAAG TACAAGTACCAAATAAACATTGATGGCACTGTGGCCGCATATCGATTGCCTTACCTTCTGGCCGGAGACAGCGTGGTGTTGAAGCAGGATTCCGGCTACTACGAGCATTTCTACAATGAGCTCATACCGTGGGAACACTACATCCCGGTCAGGGCGGACCTCGGAGATCTGATGGAAAAGATCCAGTGGGCTCAAGACCACGATAGAGAG GCCAAGAAAATTGCTCTGGCAGGTCAACAGTTTGTACGCAACCGACTTATGggagacaaaatattttgttattaCTACAAACTTTTCacg GAATATGCTAACCGCCAGGTTACTGAACCAAAGATACGTGAGGGCATGGAGCTGGTAGAACATCCCGGTGATGAACTCTTTCCATGTTCCTGCCACCGGACACCG gtgaaGGATGAACTTTGA